Proteins encoded within one genomic window of Hahella chejuensis KCTC 2396:
- a CDS encoding DUF4401 domain-containing protein, with protein sequence MRDDQLTLAQLLERMRAENPAITTASEMPTPLQQRLLQYEEQPWFIKALVGFGAWLGSWLFIAFALGVSLMASDGGYIALGLLFIGGATVLSRVVDHLFVNQVALATSMAGQLMLGFGLEEMNLVDDVEGILATLILVNLALIPLFADRAHRFLSILFICVATAILLYIYKQQALIPFAPPLLAAGFAWLTLNDSQSGLRRYEALTSPLAAGMIVAALGWSLLSAVYVLPDLLDDFVFYPNPWISTLGIAAVLIWSLWRVLTPVFGEDKRAPAVLIATVLIAAVTAHNAPGLTAACLALVVGVAQRRTFYIGLGVVFLSVFLTAYFYGIEISLLAKSVSLVATGAVLIGVRKLLDRIGVEEEASS encoded by the coding sequence ATGCGCGATGATCAATTGACGCTGGCGCAGCTTCTGGAGCGCATGCGGGCGGAGAACCCCGCGATTACCACTGCATCGGAAATGCCGACGCCGTTGCAACAACGACTGTTGCAGTATGAGGAGCAGCCCTGGTTCATCAAGGCGCTGGTGGGATTTGGCGCCTGGCTTGGCAGTTGGCTGTTTATCGCCTTCGCGTTAGGCGTTAGCTTGATGGCTTCCGATGGGGGATATATTGCCCTGGGATTGCTGTTTATAGGCGGCGCTACTGTTCTGAGTCGTGTAGTGGATCATCTGTTCGTCAATCAGGTCGCGCTGGCGACCAGCATGGCCGGCCAGCTGATGCTGGGCTTTGGTCTGGAAGAAATGAATCTGGTTGACGATGTGGAAGGCATACTGGCGACGCTGATTTTGGTCAATCTGGCGTTGATTCCTTTATTCGCGGACCGCGCACATCGCTTTTTGTCCATTCTCTTTATCTGTGTGGCGACGGCCATATTGCTTTATATCTACAAGCAACAAGCGCTGATACCTTTTGCGCCGCCTCTATTGGCGGCGGGATTCGCCTGGCTGACTCTGAATGACTCTCAAAGCGGGTTGCGTCGATACGAAGCCCTGACGTCGCCCCTCGCGGCGGGAATGATTGTCGCTGCGTTAGGATGGTCGCTATTGTCGGCGGTTTATGTACTGCCGGATCTGCTGGATGACTTTGTGTTTTATCCCAACCCTTGGATCTCCACTCTGGGAATTGCGGCGGTTTTGATCTGGTCGCTTTGGCGGGTGTTAACCCCTGTCTTCGGTGAAGATAAGCGCGCGCCGGCGGTGTTGATCGCGACGGTGTTGATCGCAGCGGTGACGGCGCATAACGCGCCAGGATTGACGGCGGCGTGTCTGGCCCTGGTGGTGGGCGTAGCGCAGCGGCGCACGTTTTATATTGGGTTAGGCGTCGTGTTTCTGTCCGTGTTTCTGACGGCATATTTCTACGGCATTGAGATAAGCCTGTTGGCGAAGTCTGTCAGCCTTGTCGCTACGGGCGCAGTATTGATCGGCGTACGCAAATTGCTTGATCGCATCGGCGTCGAAGAGGAGGCCTCGTCATGA
- a CDS encoding DUF2157 domain-containing protein encodes MQTNQNLPPSTAKEAAELPVSRSLIFCLANELQWDQATLERALSHAGYQTSRSDWLARCRLFFMLCGAALILAGVAAFFAFNWQDLHKFAKFALIQTGVVAGAWGAWRKGLDSLVGRCCLFAAAFLAGVHLAVYGQIYQTGADPYGLFIAWGVLTAAWVAIGRQPGLWMLATVLANLSLILYWTQMLYPHSSWIEDFGGPLLMLGQMVWDQGLALSLLLLNGLVLVMWELCAERGVSWMQGRWFPRVVATGVLALMASASLSVIFDGWEHGARLAPLTPVGFVVVVGGCLWFYQRRKPDLLVLAECALAIILVVNSLIARLWADSFEFALFMALLVIGQTAFAALWLRELARKIRKGAPHAR; translated from the coding sequence ATGCAGACGAATCAGAATTTACCGCCTTCCACTGCTAAAGAAGCCGCTGAGCTGCCGGTTTCCCGCTCCTTGATCTTTTGTCTCGCCAATGAATTGCAATGGGACCAGGCGACGCTGGAGCGGGCGTTGAGTCATGCTGGTTATCAGACTTCTCGTTCAGACTGGCTGGCCAGGTGCCGCCTGTTTTTTATGTTGTGCGGCGCGGCGTTGATATTGGCCGGAGTCGCCGCTTTCTTTGCCTTTAACTGGCAAGATCTGCACAAATTCGCCAAATTCGCTTTGATCCAGACGGGTGTCGTGGCTGGAGCCTGGGGCGCCTGGCGTAAAGGGCTGGATAGCCTCGTTGGGCGATGCTGTCTGTTCGCCGCCGCGTTTTTGGCGGGCGTCCATCTGGCGGTATATGGTCAGATATATCAGACCGGCGCGGACCCTTATGGACTGTTTATCGCCTGGGGCGTATTGACCGCGGCCTGGGTCGCAATCGGCCGGCAACCTGGGTTATGGATGCTCGCGACGGTGCTGGCCAACTTGTCTCTGATTCTGTATTGGACGCAGATGCTTTATCCCCACTCAAGTTGGATCGAAGACTTTGGCGGTCCACTGCTCATGCTCGGTCAGATGGTGTGGGACCAGGGGCTGGCGTTGTCGCTATTGTTGCTGAATGGTCTGGTGCTCGTCATGTGGGAGCTTTGCGCCGAGCGTGGGGTGAGCTGGATGCAGGGACGCTGGTTTCCCCGCGTCGTCGCCACTGGCGTACTGGCGTTAATGGCCAGCGCCAGTTTATCGGTGATATTTGACGGTTGGGAGCATGGAGCGCGCTTAGCTCCGTTAACGCCTGTCGGGTTTGTTGTGGTGGTCGGCGGCTGCCTCTGGTTTTATCAGCGCCGCAAGCCTGACTTACTGGTTCTGGCTGAATGCGCGCTTGCGATCATTTTGGTAGTGAACTCTTTAATAGCAAGACTTTGGGCGGATTCATTCGAGTTCGCATTGTTCATGGCGCTGCTGGTTATCGGGCAAACCGCCTTCGCTGCGCTATGGTTGCGTGAGTTGGCGCGTAAGATCCGCAAGGGGGCTCCGCATGCGCGATGA
- a CDS encoding response regulator produces the protein MAKQQPAGRILVVDDQATNIELLHNIFKEVHEVEFAMTGEEALEMAIRDLPDIILLDIQLPGMDGFEVCRRLKSNANTRHIPVIFLTAKNDVDDMVNGYKQGAVDYVIKPFNWFELIAKVNTQLVLREMKSELRNAQEREELFLRQIQLSLEETELTLGGGRPQTKQRVLIVDDSVSNIETLASMLGDEYELFFAVNGEQAKQIAREAHPHLIMLDVVLPDTDGYQVCKQLKREPETRDIPIVFVTSRDSAEDETRGLEAGAIDYIIKPYSHSIVKARTRNLLELVRNRDLLKKLTLTDALTGVPNRRNFQEVYRREWFRACRAREPLSLIMIDIDNFKRFNDFYGHPAGDACLQKVAKMIYQVRKRNTDFVARLGGEEFVVILPDTDAEGGQRFADAMLNAVRKLAIAHEHNDGKKIVTISAGLVTCYPGPHISRENLLSTADECLYQAKKEGRNRVCSRMEPSDDPA, from the coding sequence ATGGCTAAGCAACAACCGGCCGGGCGTATTTTGGTGGTGGATGATCAGGCCACCAATATTGAGCTTCTGCATAACATCTTCAAAGAAGTGCACGAAGTGGAGTTCGCCATGACTGGCGAAGAGGCGCTGGAAATGGCGATCCGGGACTTACCGGACATTATCTTGCTTGATATCCAGTTGCCCGGCATGGATGGCTTTGAAGTATGCCGCAGGCTTAAGAGCAATGCGAATACCCGGCATATTCCCGTCATTTTTCTGACTGCGAAAAATGATGTGGACGACATGGTCAACGGCTACAAACAAGGCGCCGTGGACTATGTCATCAAACCGTTTAATTGGTTCGAACTCATCGCCAAGGTCAACACTCAACTGGTGTTGCGGGAAATGAAGTCGGAACTGCGCAACGCCCAGGAGCGGGAAGAGTTATTTCTGCGCCAGATTCAGCTGTCGTTGGAAGAGACCGAACTGACGCTTGGGGGCGGCAGACCACAAACCAAACAGCGCGTGCTCATCGTGGACGACTCCGTCAGCAATATCGAAACGCTGGCGAGCATGCTGGGGGACGAGTATGAGCTGTTCTTTGCGGTCAATGGCGAACAGGCCAAGCAGATCGCCCGTGAGGCGCATCCGCACCTGATTATGCTGGATGTAGTGTTGCCGGATACGGACGGCTATCAGGTCTGCAAACAGCTGAAGCGCGAACCGGAAACCCGCGATATTCCCATTGTGTTCGTCACTTCACGGGACTCTGCGGAAGACGAGACGCGCGGTTTGGAAGCCGGCGCCATCGACTATATTATCAAGCCCTATAGCCACTCTATCGTCAAAGCGCGAACGCGTAACTTGCTGGAGCTGGTGCGCAACCGGGACTTGCTGAAGAAGCTGACATTGACCGACGCGCTCACCGGCGTGCCAAACCGGCGCAATTTCCAGGAAGTCTATCGACGTGAATGGTTCCGCGCCTGCCGGGCGCGAGAGCCGCTGTCGCTGATCATGATCGACATTGATAACTTTAAGCGATTCAATGATTTCTACGGCCACCCCGCCGGTGACGCCTGTTTACAGAAAGTGGCCAAAATGATTTATCAAGTGCGCAAGCGCAACACGGATTTTGTCGCTCGCCTGGGGGGAGAAGAGTTCGTAGTCATTCTGCCGGACACGGACGCGGAAGGCGGGCAGCGCTTCGCTGACGCCATGTTGAACGCCGTGCGCAAACTGGCGATCGCCCATGAGCATAACGACGGCAAGAAAATCGTCACCATCAGCGCAGGTCTGGTTACTTGCTATCCTGGTCCACACATCAGTCGCGAAAATCTGCTGTCCACCGCCGACGAGTGCCTGTATCAGGCCAAGAAGGAAGGGCGTAACCGGGTATGCAGTCGCATGGAGCCGTCGGACGATCCGGCGTAA
- a CDS encoding GDYXXLXY domain-containing protein has product MTEMLRRRILWGGLALVLLVCNGLIIAKERLLASGETLLLELAPRDPRSIMQGDYMRLRYSLMREIDNALGDQEDVATADGYVIATLDEDSVARFQRLAQSADEAGASEVAMLYRIRGGRVKIASDAFFFQEGLGEFYEAARYGEVKVSPGGDVLLVGLRDRDKRPMQPALIDVE; this is encoded by the coding sequence ATGACGGAGATGTTACGCAGACGTATTCTCTGGGGCGGCCTGGCGTTGGTGCTGCTGGTATGCAACGGGCTGATTATCGCCAAAGAAAGACTGCTCGCAAGCGGTGAAACCCTGTTGTTGGAGTTGGCGCCTCGCGACCCCCGCTCGATTATGCAGGGAGACTATATGCGCCTGCGCTATTCACTCATGCGGGAAATTGACAATGCCTTGGGCGATCAGGAAGACGTGGCGACGGCGGATGGGTATGTGATTGCCACTCTGGATGAAGATAGCGTCGCCCGCTTCCAACGTTTGGCGCAATCAGCGGACGAGGCGGGCGCTTCTGAAGTGGCTATGTTGTATCGGATCAGAGGCGGGCGGGTCAAAATTGCTTCTGACGCGTTCTTCTTTCAGGAAGGGCTTGGCGAATTCTACGAAGCCGCCCGCTATGGAGAGGTTAAAGTGAGTCCTGGCGGCGATGTACTGCTGGTTGGGCTGCGGGATCGCGACAAGCGCCCCATGCA
- a CDS encoding ATP-binding protein: MARDTRAERSRVPIAATLAFSLLALALEGVLAVYWFLGLEPRLSEEAQANAQILAYSQGVALADVLTEHAGQPVDRERVERVIDQILLLTDPVSETPFFQSVTLELDYSTLNAPSGILNRTWGVRKCAGCYAAQIELYSRVTDELLGVARFEVSHLFFSKLKRNMQHAFLMDALLTLCLLLIAWVVINILIRKLRAEIDARKQTEKELILAKEQAETASEAKSFFVANVSHEIRTPMNAILGMCYLMQRTDLDARQTDFLNRINVAAKSLLALINDILDFSKIEAGKLKIENRPFSLDGVLQQLAQMEAAKAAEKQLELIFSVSQDVPQRLKGDPDRLGQILLNLVNNAIKFTERGKIVVTVRLYKKEAGDEGPVMLRFSIRDTGVGIAPKNLSRLFAAFSQVDSRLSRRYEGTGLGLAICKQLVQLMGGKIWAKSTPGKGSTFVFTAGFQVDTDEAPPPQEVKEVGPVARPRVSGRVLVVEDNPGNQEVARHLLGDLGLHVDICNNGLQAINRIKDALYRKEGLWDLIFMDIQMPEMDGLQATQLLRKLPGLDKTPVIAMTAMAIAGDKERCLKAGMNDYITKPIDVNQLYRTLKAWMREAPPSKQVEAVESTADKPVRKITENSIELDLPGIDWQQAQARFLGNISLLLHLVVDFIENNSHACARLQDMLDQGDEQGAEHLAHSLKGEAGNLGAEDVYQAAMTLEKEIRLGQVRNESLVMLADALDEMSGSARQAELLLLELESNGEPEPQPQNEDGLVARGALLEILEELEKLISSNNLRARDVAKEVNAYVLSDAAKRENQDLLLNLQKLNFKEALEALRRLRTLIRTDD, translated from the coding sequence ATGGCCCGTGACACCCGTGCAGAGCGATCCCGCGTGCCTATCGCCGCCACGCTTGCGTTTTCATTGCTGGCGCTGGCGTTGGAAGGCGTGCTGGCGGTTTATTGGTTTCTTGGGCTGGAACCCCGCTTAAGCGAAGAAGCGCAGGCGAACGCCCAGATACTGGCGTACTCCCAGGGGGTGGCGCTGGCGGATGTGCTGACGGAACACGCTGGTCAGCCGGTGGACCGTGAGCGGGTGGAGCGTGTGATTGATCAGATTCTGCTGCTGACCGATCCAGTGTCGGAGACGCCTTTCTTCCAGAGCGTGACCCTGGAGCTGGACTACAGCACGTTGAATGCGCCCTCAGGCATTCTGAATCGCACCTGGGGCGTGCGCAAATGCGCAGGTTGCTACGCCGCTCAAATTGAGCTGTACTCGAGGGTGACGGATGAGCTTCTGGGCGTTGCGCGCTTTGAAGTCAGCCACCTTTTCTTCAGTAAGCTCAAGCGTAATATGCAGCATGCCTTTCTGATGGATGCGTTACTGACGCTATGTCTGTTGTTGATCGCCTGGGTGGTGATCAACATCCTGATACGGAAACTGCGCGCTGAGATCGACGCGCGCAAACAGACGGAAAAAGAGCTGATCCTGGCCAAAGAACAGGCTGAAACCGCCAGTGAAGCCAAGAGCTTCTTCGTGGCTAACGTCAGTCACGAGATCCGCACGCCCATGAATGCAATACTGGGTATGTGCTATCTGATGCAGCGCACTGATCTGGACGCGAGGCAGACGGATTTTCTCAATCGCATCAACGTCGCCGCCAAATCATTGCTGGCGCTAATTAACGACATTCTCGATTTCTCCAAGATTGAAGCGGGCAAGCTCAAGATAGAAAACCGCCCCTTTAGTCTCGACGGCGTATTGCAACAGCTGGCGCAAATGGAGGCGGCGAAGGCGGCGGAGAAACAACTGGAGCTGATCTTCTCCGTGTCCCAGGATGTGCCGCAGCGCCTGAAGGGCGACCCGGACCGCTTGGGACAGATCCTGCTCAATCTGGTGAACAACGCCATTAAGTTCACGGAGCGCGGTAAGATTGTGGTGACGGTGCGTCTGTATAAGAAAGAAGCGGGCGACGAGGGGCCTGTGATGCTGCGCTTCTCTATCCGTGACACTGGCGTCGGTATCGCGCCGAAAAACCTGTCGCGTCTGTTCGCGGCATTCAGTCAGGTGGACAGCCGTTTGAGCCGCCGTTATGAAGGCACTGGACTGGGGCTCGCTATCTGTAAGCAACTGGTGCAGTTGATGGGAGGGAAGATCTGGGCGAAGAGTACGCCAGGCAAAGGCAGTACCTTTGTGTTCACGGCCGGTTTTCAGGTGGATACGGATGAGGCGCCGCCGCCACAGGAAGTGAAAGAAGTCGGCCCGGTGGCTCGTCCGCGGGTATCGGGCAGAGTGCTGGTGGTGGAGGATAATCCGGGTAACCAGGAGGTGGCCCGTCATCTGCTGGGTGATCTCGGGCTGCATGTGGACATCTGCAACAACGGCTTGCAGGCCATTAACCGCATCAAAGACGCCCTGTATCGCAAAGAAGGACTCTGGGACCTGATATTCATGGATATTCAGATGCCGGAAATGGATGGCTTGCAGGCGACGCAATTGTTGCGCAAACTGCCGGGTCTGGATAAGACGCCGGTTATCGCCATGACGGCGATGGCGATCGCCGGTGATAAAGAGCGTTGCCTTAAGGCGGGTATGAATGATTATATTACCAAGCCTATCGACGTGAACCAGTTGTACCGGACGTTAAAAGCCTGGATGCGGGAAGCGCCTCCGAGCAAGCAGGTGGAAGCGGTCGAGTCTACGGCTGACAAGCCCGTCCGTAAGATCACGGAGAACTCTATCGAGCTGGATTTGCCAGGGATCGATTGGCAACAGGCGCAAGCGCGCTTCTTGGGTAATATATCCCTATTGCTGCATCTGGTGGTGGATTTTATTGAAAACAACTCTCACGCTTGCGCCCGCTTGCAGGACATGCTGGATCAGGGCGATGAGCAGGGTGCGGAGCATTTGGCCCATAGTCTGAAAGGCGAAGCCGGCAACCTGGGCGCCGAAGACGTGTATCAGGCCGCCATGACCCTGGAAAAGGAGATACGCCTGGGGCAGGTCAGAAACGAATCCTTAGTGATGCTGGCCGACGCACTGGACGAAATGTCTGGTTCCGCGCGTCAGGCGGAACTGCTGTTGCTGGAGCTGGAAAGCAACGGCGAACCCGAGCCGCAGCCCCAGAACGAGGATGGGCTGGTAGCGCGGGGGGCCTTGCTGGAAATACTGGAGGAGCTGGAAAAACTCATTTCCAGCAATAACTTACGCGCCAGGGACGTCGCTAAAGAAGTCAACGCATACGTATTAAGTGACGCTGCAAAGAGAGAAAATCAGGATTTGCTATTAAACTTACAGAAGTTGAACTTTAAAGAGGCGCTGGAAGCGTTGAGACGTTTGCGAACCCTGATACGAACAGACGATTAG
- a CDS encoding YceK/YidQ family lipoprotein: protein MNIFKTAILGSLAAVSVTVFTGCGTVNTVMRGDDVAARNLNEIGTHCESIPRVYSGVAYDLCRLHGAPAPIHTWQATDGEAHMLVVDIVVSGVLDTLSLPYTIYKQSKLGNIRIQ, encoded by the coding sequence ATGAATATATTTAAAACCGCCATTCTGGGCAGCCTTGCGGCTGTCTCCGTCACGGTTTTTACCGGCTGTGGCACAGTAAACACTGTCATGCGCGGCGATGATGTCGCAGCGCGCAATCTCAACGAAATCGGGACTCATTGCGAGTCCATCCCCCGGGTTTATAGCGGCGTTGCTTATGACCTCTGTCGCCTGCATGGCGCGCCCGCTCCCATCCACACCTGGCAGGCCACGGATGGAGAGGCGCACATGCTGGTAGTGGATATAGTCGTATCGGGCGTGCTTGATACTTTGTCCCTGCCCTACACCATTTACAAGCAGTCCAAGCTGGGCAATATCCGCATCCAGTGA